A section of the Agrobacterium tumefaciens genome encodes:
- a CDS encoding MAPEG family protein yields the protein MQPTFLAASPFLPLIGLSVLLLVAHVLLQGMMATRELGREWNAGPRDGEQKPQGKLSGRASRASANFRETYPAFLALAFGVIMAGDPSGIALIGAWLWLICRIIYIPLYLAGVPYIRSFVWLGSMLGLALMFVVLMF from the coding sequence GTGCAGCCGACATTTCTCGCCGCTTCCCCCTTTCTGCCGCTCATCGGTTTAAGCGTTCTTCTTCTCGTGGCGCATGTCCTGTTGCAAGGGATGATGGCGACCAGAGAATTGGGGCGTGAATGGAATGCCGGTCCGAGAGACGGCGAGCAGAAGCCACAGGGTAAGCTGTCCGGTCGCGCTTCGCGCGCATCGGCCAATTTCCGGGAGACCTATCCGGCTTTTCTGGCACTGGCTTTCGGCGTTATCATGGCGGGTGACCCGTCCGGAATTGCGCTTATCGGCGCGTGGTTGTGGTTGATCTGCCGCATCATCTATATTCCGCTCTATCTCGCAGGTGTGCCCTATATCCGGTCTTTCGTCTGGTTAGGTTCAATGCTTGGACTTGCGCTGATGTTTGTCGTGTTGATGTTCTGA
- the odhB gene encoding 2-oxoglutarate dehydrogenase complex dihydrolipoyllysine-residue succinyltransferase, producing the protein MATEIRVPTLGESVSEATVGTWFKKVGDTVKADEPLVELETDKVTVEVPAPASGVLTEIVAQNGETVGLDALLGQIAEGAAGAATSAPAAEPAKPAAAAAAAPAPAASAASAMPPAPAAGKLLAENNLSADQVDGSGKRGQVLKGDVLAAVAKGVSAPAAAPAPVAAAPRPVSAEQDQVREERVKMTRLRQTIAKRLKDAQNTAAMLTTYNEVDMSAVMDLRNRYKDVFEKKHGVKLGFMGFFTKAVTHALKELPAVNAEIDGTDIIYKNYCHVGMAVGTDKGLVVPVIRDADQLSIAGVEKELGRLAKAARDGSLGMADMQGGTFTITNGGVYGSLMSSPILNAPQSGILGMHKIQERPVAIGGQVVIRPMMYLALSYDHRIVDGKEAVTFLVRVKESLEDPERLVLDL; encoded by the coding sequence ATGGCCACTGAAATCCGCGTACCAACCCTCGGCGAATCCGTCAGCGAAGCGACCGTCGGCACCTGGTTCAAGAAGGTCGGCGACACCGTCAAGGCCGACGAACCTCTCGTTGAACTGGAAACCGACAAGGTTACCGTCGAGGTGCCGGCGCCTGCGTCCGGCGTTCTCACCGAAATCGTGGCGCAGAACGGCGAAACCGTCGGTCTCGACGCGCTTCTCGGCCAGATCGCCGAAGGCGCTGCGGGCGCTGCAACCTCTGCACCGGCTGCCGAACCGGCAAAGCCAGCTGCTGCCGCAGCCGCCGCTCCGGCTCCCGCTGCTTCTGCCGCCAGCGCCATGCCGCCGGCACCTGCTGCTGGCAAGCTGCTTGCTGAAAACAACCTGTCTGCCGATCAGGTCGACGGTTCGGGCAAGCGTGGTCAGGTTCTGAAGGGCGATGTGCTTGCTGCCGTCGCGAAGGGCGTTTCGGCCCCTGCCGCTGCTCCGGCTCCGGTTGCTGCTGCTCCCCGTCCCGTTTCCGCCGAGCAGGATCAGGTTCGCGAAGAGCGCGTGAAGATGACGCGCCTGCGCCAGACGATCGCCAAGCGCCTCAAGGATGCCCAGAACACCGCCGCCATGCTCACCACTTACAATGAAGTGGACATGAGCGCGGTCATGGACCTGCGCAACCGTTACAAGGACGTGTTCGAGAAGAAGCATGGCGTCAAGCTCGGCTTCATGGGCTTCTTCACCAAGGCCGTGACACACGCGCTCAAGGAACTGCCTGCCGTCAACGCTGAAATCGACGGCACTGACATCATCTACAAGAACTATTGTCACGTCGGCATGGCTGTCGGCACCGACAAGGGTCTTGTCGTTCCGGTCATCCGCGATGCCGACCAGCTTTCCATCGCTGGCGTCGAAAAGGAACTCGGCCGTCTTGCCAAGGCAGCACGCGACGGTTCGCTCGGTATGGCCGACATGCAGGGCGGCACCTTCACCATCACCAATGGTGGCGTTTACGGTTCGCTGATGTCCTCGCCGATCCTCAATGCCCCGCAGTCCGGCATCCTCGGCATGCACAAGATCCAGGAGCGTCCGGTCGCCATCGGCGGTCAGGTCGTCATCCGTCCGATGATGTATCTGGCGCTCTCCTACGATCACCGTATCGTTGACGGCAAGGAAGCCGTGACCTTCCTCGTCCGCGTCAAGGAAAGCCTGGAAGACCCGGAACGTCTGGTTCTCGATCTTTAA